The DNA region GCCTATCGCAAGGAGGTGGTGGGCATGGTGGACGACCGGGTGTGCAAAAAGTGTCCCCCGCAGCGCCTCAGCCGCTTCCAGGAGGAATGCCACAAGTACCACACGCTGGTCATCAAGGGCGTCCGTGTCTTTGACCTGGCCGTCCTGGCCCCGCTCATGCGGGACCCGACCCTGGACCTCAAAGTCATCCATCTGGTGCGGGACCCCCGGGCCGTCGCCAGCTCCCGCATCAAGTCCCGGCACGGCCTCATCCGGGAGAGCCTGCAGGTGGTGCGGAGCCGGGACCCCCACATCCACCGCATGCCCTTCCTCGATGCCGGCCACAAGCTGGGCGGGAAGAAGGAGGGGGGGGGCGGCTCGGACTACCATGCCCTGGGTGCCATGGAGGTCATCTGCAGCAGCATGGCCAAGACCCTGCAGACCGCTCTGCACCCCCCCGACTGGCTCCAGGGCAATTACATGGCCGTGCGCTACGAGGACCTGGTGGTGGAGCCCATCAAGACCCTGCGGCAGGTGTACGGCTTTGTGAACCTGGCGGTCAGCCCGGAGATGGAGAAGTTCGCCCTCAACATGACCAGCGGCCCCGGCTACTCCTCCAAGCCGTTCGTGGTGTCGGCCCGGAACGCCAGCCAGGCGCTGAGTGCCTGGAGGACCGCGCTCAGCTACCAGCAGATCAAGCAGGTGGAGGAGTACTGCCAGCAGCCCATGGCCCTGCTGGGCTACGAGCGGGTGGGCAGCCCCGAGGAGGTGAAGGACCTCAGCCGAACGTTGCTCAGGAAGCCGCGGCTGTGACGGGGCAGCGGCGCCGGGGCTGGCGGAGCCCGGGCAGAGGAGCCGCTCCGGCCGCCCTGAGTGAGGGAGGGAGCCGGGAAAAGCAACCTGGGCTCCGATTTCCTCCAAAGACTGCCGAAGGGTAACATACAGTAATGTGatgatttagttttttttttttttttttgtttttttgtttttttttttttgtttttgttttttttgtttgtttgtttgttttttctaccCGCCCCTTTGCATTGGGTTAGATgcgatttaaaaaaacaaaatcacgTGGAACTGAAAATATGTGTAAAGCCCCTTCCTCCTTCTGTAAAACGCCAATATCTTGTTCATGAAGTTCTCGTGCGTTTGAAGATGGTAACAAAAACTCTTGCACAATTCCTAACACATCTTTATCTCCCTTGGTGCGGAGGGGAtgcccctggaaaacataatgcTGAAAATCAGACTTTTGTATGAAAGCAAATGTTCAGACATgatagtaataaaagaaaataataaatgatATTCATTTTTATAATTACCTCAATTGTTTGGGAAATACAGTGTTGCTTATGTACAGCTGGAGGGGATGCTTGCTTAAAATAACGTGGACTTCTTAAAGGGTATGGGTGGAGGGCTGGAGTGCAACATTTGATGTGTTCAAAGATCAGGAGCTGCTCTTGCAGAAACAAATACAGATCTTGCAAGTGTAGTGCAGGTTTCATGGCTGTGTCAAAGCAGGTTTCTATTTAACTATTGTCTTTTCTGTTGTATTTAAAAAGTCTTTCAAGTGCCACTGTATTGGTGTCCTAAGAGTTTAAAAACGTTTGCCATCGCAGCAGTATTTATTTTTGTCTTGACATGTATGTCCAGGAGTCACTGTCAAATAGAAGTGGATCTACAGCGTGACAAGAAATGCAGGATTTAAAAAGACATTTATCATACTGGAAATATTAGCATGTGtgacaacaaaaataaaattatatatattctatagtGCTAACAAAACATAAGATGTAAGATATTTCTTGACACTGATTGGTAacaggcagagcagggaagcATAGAAAATGCATAAGatgatttattttttccctttgtctgtgtCTGAGGGTGTATTTATGTACGAGGAGGGAGGAAATGTACAGCTGTGTGTTCATGGCTGTAACAGAGCTTTGATGGAGCCAGCCCAGCGTTTGATTTCAGAGCGCTGGTTGGAGACTCGTTGCCTGTGAATTGTCATTGCTCTGTGATGGAGCCAGATGGTGGTCTGGCTCTTTCTGGGAGCTCTGCCTAGAGTCTGTCCCATCGTTAAAACTtgatgattaaaaaaagaaaagaaaaaaaagagattttactACTTCCGCTTTTGTAATTTCTTGGAAAAAGTCCTGATTTATTAAAGGTTAAGTGGTGTGTTGCATATGAAAAGTGCAGACACCTTAAGTAGTTTTTAATCTTGGTGTTCTCTGCTGCTCTTTGAAGGCTCATTTTGGAACTTGAGTTTTTAAACAAACGTAGTTTTGCCAAACTGTTCTCTTAGGAGACTACAGACTTTTCTACAGGAAGTACATTTTACATTGCCTATTTGGGTGTTGTGCCTTCAGAAAATGTGAAGAGTATGAGTAGGAAAAAGGAGATTGATTtgtgaaaataaattaatataaacaGGATGCTGAtacgtgtgtgtgtatgtgtgggtGTATGTGTGAAAATTTTAGTGATGTGTAATATGTCTATTTCTTGTAACTCAAGTTAAACAGCTGATAACTGGCTTCTAAGATTTTTGAGTTCTTGATGAAATTTTGGCATTAGATGTTCAATttattctgaaaaagaaaaacatttaatAAACTAGTTAAAAGATTATTGCATAAGGTTGCCTATACACTTGCTGAATGACTGCATTACATGTTGGTTCCCTCAGCTCATTTTCACCATCAGTGAAATAACATAAAATCTAGCAATGGGAGACCTGTTAATTGGCCTGTTAGGACAGGGTGCTAGAAACGGGAGGGATAGTCAATTTGATGTTTTAAATACAGATTAAAGTACTTGTGTTATTGTGGAATGATGTGTTTTGTGTTACCACGTGCATGTtcagtgcagtgctgctgagaGGATTTTGGGTGTTTGGCTTTGGGCTGTACCCAGCggggttttttattttctctggttGTTGTGTCCGGGGGCAGTGCTTGAAAATCTGACCTGTAGAGCGCGGTGCTTGCTTTATCTCCATGGCAGCGTTCCGAggctccctgctccccc from Melospiza melodia melodia isolate bMelMel2 chromosome 12, bMelMel2.pri, whole genome shotgun sequence includes:
- the CHST2 gene encoding carbohydrate sulfotransferase 2; the protein is MKVCRRKALALCLGYALLLLLAALNLLEYKWRREPRRCGEPPAAPRHHPPPPPPPAGSRGPGGARRQLVYVFTTWRSGSSFFGELFNQNPEVFFLYEPVWHVWQKLYPGDAVSLQGAARDMLSSLYRCDLSVFQLYSTAGAGKNLTTLGIFGAATNKVICSSPLCPAYRKEVVGMVDDRVCKKCPPQRLSRFQEECHKYHTLVIKGVRVFDLAVLAPLMRDPTLDLKVIHLVRDPRAVASSRIKSRHGLIRESLQVVRSRDPHIHRMPFLDAGHKLGGKKEGGGGSDYHALGAMEVICSSMAKTLQTALHPPDWLQGNYMAVRYEDLVVEPIKTLRQVYGFVNLAVSPEMEKFALNMTSGPGYSSKPFVVSARNASQALSAWRTALSYQQIKQVEEYCQQPMALLGYERVGSPEEVKDLSRTLLRKPRL